The Arachis hypogaea cultivar Tifrunner chromosome 16, arahy.Tifrunner.gnm2.J5K5, whole genome shotgun sequence genome contains a region encoding:
- the LOC112757282 gene encoding uncharacterized protein yields the protein MDTRRKPSTMAIECLEMFHGIDRTAFRMLTQVLHREVKQSLMVMAFLLSLETMRLNGIVQTTIKNEGWFMNSLADECVICLQCLLSQELSGVVEKSRKLETLGHVLKIDLTLYQVHRMRSILLTLIPDTLSTICARILGDITMDTVWLEYQRTPKELPGFNTQDQCISVAPEASSRHNDGRGMHMQQGGRQTEQDKGK from the coding sequence ATGGATACTAGAAGGAAGCCCTCAACCATGGCAATCGAATGTTTGGAAATGTTCCATGGAATCGATCGAACTGCATTCAGGATGCTGACGCAAGTCCTTCACCGCGAAGTTAAACAGTCCCTGATGGTCATGGCATTTCTATTGTCACTGGAGACAATGAGACTGAATGGTATTGTGCAAACAACCATAAAAAATGAAGGCTGGTTTATGAACAGTCTTGCCGATGAATGTGTCATCTGTTTGCAATGCCTACTATCTCAGGAGTTGTCTGGGGTTGTGGAAAAGTCCAGAAAACTCGAAACCCTCGGACACGTGCTGAAAATTGATCTCACGTTATACCAGGTTCATAGGATGAGATCGATCCTCCTAACTCTAATTCCCGATACCCTATCAACCATTTGCGCTAGAATTCTAGGCGACATAACGATGGATACGGTGTGGTTGGAGTACCAGAGGACTCCTAAAGAACTACCGGGTTTCAACACACAGGACCAGTGCATATCGGTTGCACCAGAGGCATCGAGTAGACATAACGATGGCCGAGGAATGCATATGCAACAAGGAGGAAGGCAAACTGAGCAAGATAAGGGAAAGTAG